ACGGCTTCCTCCCGCCGCATGTCGGTCGCCGCGCTGGTGGAAACGACAATTGTCCTCGAAAGCCGCAGCGGCGCCGCCGCCGGTTACGAGCTTGACGCCTTCCTGCAAGAGGCAGGGATTGAGTTGGAGCCGGTCACCGCCGACCAGGCGCAGGCCGCACGCCGGGCCTGGCGGAGGTTTGGCAAGGGCAACCATCCGGCGGGGCTGAACTTCGGCGACTGCTTCTCCTATGCGCTTGCGGAGGCTACCCGTGAACCCCTACTGTTCAAGGGCCAAGACTTCCAACTCACCGACATCGAGATCGCTTGAACTGTGAGAGGGGAATCCCAAATGGAAAGCGCAACATACATCGCCGTGGACTGGTCCGGTGCGAAGGACGAGAAAGGCCAACTGGCAGGCATTTGGCTCGCCATAGCGGAGTCTGACTCCCTCGTCCGACTAAAGAACGGACTAACGCGAGACG
This genomic stretch from Chloroflexota bacterium harbors:
- a CDS encoding type II toxin-antitoxin system VapC family toxin encodes the protein TASSRRMSVAALVETTIVLESRSGAAAGYELDAFLQEAGIELEPVTADQAQAARRAWRRFGKGNHPAGLNFGDCFSYALAEATREPLLFKGQDFQLTDIEIA